Part of the Paenibacillus guangzhouensis genome is shown below.
CGTACAGCGCATGCAGATCGGCATATTCGGAATAGCGGGTCAGTTCAGCATCCAGCAGCTGGGCGGCCTCTTCGATTCTCTCCAACTCGATATAAATTTTCGTTAGATCCCGGATTAGCGTCGAGCGATAAGGGGATTGTGGCGGGGCAATGGCGAGTGAACGATGGAACCAGTCTACAGCTTGGGGAAGGTCTCCTTCCTGGCAAGAAGTCACACCAAGATGGTAGAGATAGAAAGGGTCATCTGGCGATTCTTGCAGCGCTAGTTCCAGTATTCTGCGATTGCGTGCGACCTTCTCTTGCTGCTGTAAGAATTGAGGCAAATACCCGTCATGTTGGATGCGCATCGTGGATGGAGCGATGACAGCGTCTGGATGATGAGCGAGAATGGAAGGTCCAATCTGCTCATGGATTCTTCCTTGATAACGTGTTGTCTGTTGATTGCGGAACAATCGGATGGAAGGGTGCGTAATCCGTTGATTGCCCGAAGAATCAAGGACACTCTCGATGAAGAACTCATACGCTTCGATGGATGTATCTTCTTGCTCCTCAATGAGTCTGCGAACGGTCCCCAGCGAACAGAGCAGCTGCTCGTCGGCATCTAAGGTGAGGATCCAGTCGGTCGTAGCCGCCTCGAGCCCGGCATTCCGCGCGGCTGCGAAATCATCGATCCAGGGGAAATCGATGAGCGTTGCGCCATATTGCGCTGCGATGAGTTTGGTATGATCCGTAGAACCTGTGTCTACAAGGATCAGTTCATCGGCTCCTTCGACGGATTGGAGACAGTTGGGTAACGTATCTGCTTCATTACGAACGATGAGATGTACACCTAGACTTAGGGGCATGCGGTTTCCTCCTCCATTCGATGTGTACGCATAGCAAAGAGTACATGACTTACGTTCCATGTACTCTAACTGATTATGCTATGGATCATAAGTTGTTTCGAGTGAATCACGTTTACGTTCCTTGCGCGTTGAAAATAACATCAATCGTCGAGGTGCCTAACGTCGTCTGATAAGCGACACGCGTGTATTTCAGAAATCTTGCGGCGACAAGCACGTCGGTCGAGCCGCTGGCAATGCTTAGTCCTTGGGAATCGACATAGTAGTTCACGCCATCAGCACTAACCTGAATTTGCGTTAATACCGGATTCGCTCCTTTGTTATAGACGAAGAAGGAGTAGACGCCGAGGTGGCTTGTTGTAACGGCTGCCATTGGCGTTAGTGCAGTTGTAACAGGATTATTCAGAACTTGGGATTCAATGAAACTCTTTTGCGAGATCGATGTGACGCTGGAGAGTGTACCTGTGGTAATGGTCGCACCGAGCACGCTGTTGATCGTACCTGATAGGAGCGTTGTTAGAGTCCCTGCTGTGATGGTCGCACCAAGCACATTATTTACAGTAGTCAATGTACCTGCGGTAATGGTCGCACCGAGCACGCTGTTGATCGTACCCGATAAGAGTGTTGTTATAGTTCCTGCAGTGATCGTTGCCCCAAGGACATTATTTACAGTAGTCAAAGTCCCCGCTGTAATGGTTGCCCCAAGCACATTATTTACGGTAGTCAGAGTCCCCGCAGTAATGGTCGCACCGAGCACGCTGTTGATGGTACCCGATAAGAGTGTTGTTAAAGTTCCCGCAGTGATCGTTGCCCCTAGGACATTATCGACGGTGGTCAATGTACCTGCGGTAATGGTCGCGCCGAGCACGCTATTTACGGTATTCAGTGTACCTGCGGTAATGGTCGCACCAAGCACATTGTTTACGGTAGTCAACGTACCGGCTGTAATGGTTGCCCCAAGTACGCTGTTGATGGTACCTGATAAGAGTGTTGTTAAGGTTCCCGCTGTGATGGTCGCGCCGAGCACACTGCTGACGGTTCCAATATTGAGGATACTATTGATCGTGCCTACGTTAACGGTCCCGTTAACGACATTCACGTTGAGATTCCCGTTACTATCGGTCGCGATGATATGATTGTTGCCGACGGAATCTTGTCCATATATCAACGTGCGAAGATTATCGGGATCGGTCTGAAATACATTATAGTTAGGCACATGAATCATCCTTTCCGGCTGCTTGCAGCGTCCCTGAAGTTATATCATTATGCTACGCTGTAACAAGGACGAAGTCGTGTGCGGCATCCTATGGATTGCAAAATGTACACTAACCTAGTATTGGGATTGAAAATAGACATCGGCGGAGCTTGCGCTGCCACCAGATTCAGTGGTCAAGGTAAGCCGCGTCCATTTCAGGAAATGCATCGGATTAATGACCTTCATGGAGCCTGTGGGTACGGTATATTTTTGATCAATGGCGAATTGAATCGCGTTGGGGCTTACTTCTAATACAGCGAGGATAGGGTTCGGTCCATGATTCATGATGGCGTAGGATAGGAGTGTGGTTAAGGATGTATTCTGAACGGGGAGGGTAACGCCATTTGCAGTCACCTGCAGCCCTAAGAACTGCTGTTCCGAGAATGTATGCTGGCAGGTAGGTTCATTGACGATGCGAATCGCATGTTTGGGTGATTTGGAACCCTTGCGGCGGCCAGATTTCGGCCGCTTACGGACTCTTTTTCGGACAGGTGCGCAGGTTGAGCGTATGGATGCATCTTTTTTTGTTGCCACGGTACCCATCCTTTCAAAGACGATCGCTTCATTACTATATGGAAGTTCCCGATAGATGGTGACAGTGGCCGTGCATTCCTACGCGGTTTGGCTGGGGATCTCGGGGGAGACCTTTGCATCTTTGGTTCGTGTGCTTAATGTATAAATGAGAATTCCGAACAGGATGACGCAGGAGCCAATCCATTGTTCGAAAGTAAGTTTGTCGCCTAAGATCAGATACGCCAGAATACATGTGCCGACAGGCTCACCCAGAATACTCATCGAGATCGTCGATGCGCTCATCCAACGGATTAGTCCGTTCATTACCGTCTGGCCGAATAGTGTAGGTATGATCGCAAGCCCTAGGAATAGAAGCCAATCTTGATCCGCATATCCGCTAAAAGATGTACCCAGGGCAGCGCAATAGAGCGCGAGGAAGACGCTGCTGCTCAGATAGACGATGAATGTATAGACCGGCAGCGAATACACCTGACGAACTGATTTGCCAATGAGGAAATAAATCGTAATGACTGCCGCGCCTAACAACGCGAGTACATCGCCAAGTAGTGCAATCCCTCCAATACGGAAATCCCCAATGCCGATAATGAAACTCCCGATGATGGACAGAATGCCGCCGATAATGGCCATTTTGCGCAGACGTTCTCCGAATAAGAAATAGCTCCCGGCAAAAGCGAATATAGGCTGCAGCGTCACGAGCACCGTCGAGCTGGCGACACTGGTATACCGTAGCGATTCGAACCAGAGCGCGAAATGGACACCAAGCAATACACCCGACAGGATCATGGTATAGAGCTCGCGACGTTTCATAGACCGAAACTCAGCTAGGCTGTGTTTATTTAACAAAAGCCAAGGGAGAATCAATACCGTGGAGAACAGCATGCGATAGAAAGCAACGATCGGCGCGGGAGCAGTCGAAAGTTTCACGAAAATGGCCGAGGTAGATAGAGCAGCAACACCAATAAATAGAGCGATATATAAATAAATGGATCGAGGTTTGATCACGTGCTTAGGCCTCCGATAATTCAAATGTAAATTGCCGTACTCAGTCTATCTTTTCCCCCGAATCCCGTCAAGCAGGAAGAGACTATGGATGTTCATAGGTTGTTCATATTTTCTTGCTAGACTGATGGAAGAATAGGCGAGAGGGGTATGAAAGATGAAGAAAAAGATTGGGATCGTTATCATTTCGGTGGTGATCCTCGGGGGACTTATATTCGGTTATAACTTGTATGCGAAGGGTCAAAAAACGGAGCCGGTCGTTCAGATGTCGGCAAAAGCCTCGAGGACAGACCTTGTTGTGAAAGTGTCCGGTACGGGAACCGTATCGCCTGTCAATCAAGCGACCGTGAAATCCTCCGACTCGGGCAAAATCAAGAGCATCACATTCAAAACAGGACAAAAGGTCAAGAAGGGTCAGGTTCTGGTCACGTTCGAACAAGATGACATGAGCTCACAGGTTCGCAAATCCGAGCTGCAAATTCAGCAGAAGCAGATGGATTATGATGCGCTGAAGCAGAAGTTTATGCAGGCTTCTGACGAAGAGCGCGATGCGATGAAGACGCAGATTGAGCAGAAGAAGTTGGATATCGAGGTTGCGCAGCTGGATTTGAAGGATTTGCAAGCGAAGCAGAAGGAGACGGCGGATGTTGTCTCTCCAATCGATGGCACGGTTGTTACCAGCGATATTCATGTCTCTGACCAAGTATCGCCGAATACCGTCTTAGCGGAAATCACGGACTATGATCATCTGGAATCCGTTGTTCAGATCGACGAGCTGGATATCGGCAAGGTCAAGACCGGACAGAGCGTGGAGATGACGCTCGATGCGGTAGCGGATCAAGTGGTGCAAGGGAAGGTGACCACGGTATCTCAGGAAGGAACCGCACAGAACGGCGTTGCGAGCTTCGACGTCTCCATTGGGCTCGATAAGTCTGATGCAATCAAGGTCGGGATGTCCCTGCAAGCCGATATTATTGTAGAAAAGAAAGAAAACGCAGTGGTCGTGCCGATCGAAGCCGTTCATCAATTCGGCGGCAAGTCGTATGTGCAGCTGGCATCCAGCGGAACACAAGCGCAAAAGGGAGAGTCTGCGGCAGCGAAGGACAACACCAATAATAAGTTCGCGCCACCTGAAGGGAACCAGCCAGGCAGCGGAGGCGCGAACACAGGCCGAGGCGCGCGCAATGCTGCAATGATGCAGAATATGAAAGAGATTACCGTCGGCATTCATAATGAATCTTATATTGAAGTTCTGAGCGGACTAAATGAAGGCGAATCCGTGCTGCTTCCTGCCGTCGCGGCTTCGAAGACGGGCGCGGTTCAAATGCAAGGCGGCTTCGGAGGCTTTGGCGGAATGGGCGGCATGGGTGGCGGCCAAGGATTCCGTCCGGAAGGCGGCATGGGCGGCGGCACGCGAAGCACACAGCGAATTGGCAGCGGCGGGGGCGGTACGCGATGAGTTCCACAGTCACTACGCCAGTAACGCAGCGCAAGCCATTATTGAAGCTTGAAGACATATTCAAGCGGTATGTCATGGGCGGCGAAGAGGTAACGACGCTCGAAGGCGTCTCGCTTCAAATTCATCAAGGGGAATTTGTGGCCATCGTCGGCCCTTCCGGATCAGGCAAATCGACCCTCATGAATATGATCGGCTGCCTCGATGTTCCGACGAGCGGTTCGTATTGGATTGACGGCCAAGAGGTCAGCCGAATGAAGGATGGTCAACTCGCCGAAATTCGCAATCAGAAGATCGGCTTCATTTTTCAGAGCTTCCACTTGCTATCCGCTCTCTCGGCGCTGGAGAACGTCGAACTGCCGCTCGTGTACCGCGGCATGTCGGCTAAGGCGCGCAAGGAGCAAGCGCAGCAAGCGCTTCGCGAGGTGGGACTCGAGGAGCGCATGCATCACCGTCCCTCCCAATTATCTGGCGGTCAGCAGCAGCGGGTTGCGATTGCTAGAGCGCTCGCAGGCCAGCCGCCGATTCTGCTCGCCGACGAGCCGACAGGCGCACTCGATACGAAGACGGGGCTCGAAGTGATGCAGATGATTCACAGCCTTCATCGCAAAGGACACACGATCGTACTCATTACCCATGATCCCCAGATTGCAGCGCAAGCGGAGCGGGTGATTCACATTGTGGATGGTCAAATTTCACATATGGAGGTGACGCAGCATGAAGCTGACCCAAGCATTTAAGATGGCCTGGAAAAGTATTCTATCGAACAAGACGAGGACATTGCTGACAATGCTGGGCATTATTATCGGTGTCTCCTGCGTTATTCTCCTCGTCTCCGTTGGGCAAGGCGCGACGAGTGCCGTCACGGCGCAGGTTCAGGGATTAGGTTCAAATTTGCTCTCCGTATCCATCAGCGGGCGGGGGGTGCAGACATCGGTGTCCTACGAACAAGCCCAATCCTTTGAAGAGATCGAAGGGGTCAATGCGGTAGCACCGACGGTGAGTGGCAATGTGCAGGCGAAGAACGGGAATAAGAATGTGAACGTCTCGGTAGAAGGCATCACGGCAGATTATGAAGAGGTCCGCTCGACGAAGGTGCAGAGCGGGCGGTTCATCCTCCCGATCGACGTGGATTACTCACAGAAGGTCGCACTGATCGGTACGGAGACGGCGACGGATCTGTTCGGCACGAGCGATCCTGTCGGCTCTTATGTGATGCTGAACGGAATGCGCTTCAAGGTGGTCGGATTACTGGAAGAGAAGAGCACCTCGAACAATACGATCAAGGTTCCGCTCACGTCTGCACAGCGATTATTGCGTTCCAAAGGAATACGTACAATTTATATGCAGGCCGAGACGGGAGATCTGACGTCTATTGTTAAGGCGCGTACGGAACAGAAATTAAGCCAGATCTTCCGATCTACCGATGATAGCTATACGGTAACCGATCAGAAGGAGATGCTCCAGACGGTTAGCTCGATAACGGATACCTTATCCCTTGCGCTAGGCGGTATTGCAGGAATTTCCTTGATCGTAGGCGGTATCGGAATCATGAACATTATGCTGGTCTCGGTGACCGAGCGAACGCGCGAGATCGGGATACGCAAGTCCGTTGGGGCGAAGAGGCGCGATATTCTGCTGCAATTCCTGATCGAGTCGATCGTGATTAGCGGGATCAGTGGCATTATCGGAATTCTCGTCGGACTTGGCGGCGGGGTGCTCGTAAGTAAGATTACGACGCTTACGGTACAAGCATCGCTCAATATTATTCTGATCTCCTTCGGATTCTCTGTCTTTATCGGTGTATTCTTCGGCATCTTCCCGGCGAATAAAGCAGCAAATTTGAAACCAGTGGATGCCCTGAGGTACGATTAAGGGAGTAGGCATATAACGGATCGAACATCGAGAAGGGGAAGGGGTGTGCGAAAATTGAGACAGCCACGCGTCCTTGTGATTGAGGATGATGAATATATTCGCGATTTACTCTCCTTATATTTGGATAAACATCAATTCGATTATGATATGGCGGAGACGGGGAATGAGGGGGTTGAGCTCTTCCTCGCCAATCCGCCTGATATTGTACTTTTGGATATTATGCTGCCGGAAATGGATGGCTTCGAGGTATGCAGAGAAATTCGCCGGTATAACAATGTGCCGATTCTGATGATCACCGGAAAAGGCGAGAGCTACGATAAACTGAAAGGCTTTGAGCTCGGTGCAGACGATTATATCGTCAAGCCCTTTGACCCCAAGGAGCTGATCGCACGAATCAAGGCTGTGCTGCGCAGAACGCAAGCAGGGCTGGTACAAGAAATTATCCAGTATCCGGGTTTAACCATTCGGATGGACGAGAACAAACTTGTGCTAAACCATGCGGAATATATGCTGCCGCCCAAAGAAATGGAATTGCTGCATCGGCTCGCGATTCATCCGAATAAGGTGTTCACGCGCGAACAGCTTCTCTATCAGGTCTGGGGGCATGACTATGCGGGTGATTTTCGCACGGTGGATGTGCATATTAAGCGGCTTCGCGAGAAACTTGGCGAGACCGAGCAGTGGCGGATCGTCACGATTTGGGGTGTCGGGTATAAGTTCGAGGTGACGATATGATGCGGATGCCGAAGCTGAAGCTGAAGTGGAAGTTCGGAATTTTCGCTAAAATATTGGTCACCATTCTCGGCTTCCTCTTCGTATCGATGCTAACGCTAGCACTGGTGTTCAACTGGTTCTTCCGCGGTGATCTATTGAATTCGCACCGTGATCAAGATATGCGACAGTTACAAGATATCACCAAATACATTGAGCAAGCCTATGCCGAAGGATGGAGCAAAAGCGCGGTCAACGCGGGGTTATCCTTAGTCGTCCCGAAGGAGATGCGTTCACTCTATCTCTTCGATCGGAAGACTGGGAGAGCCATTCTTCGAATTACGAACCCGCAGCGGCCTGATCTGCAACCGGATCCCTATCTGGTCAGAGAACTTATCAAAGACACGGAAATGACACACAGCAAATATATAATCGACAAAGAGGACGGCAAGGTCATGATCGCTGCGGGATCTGTGATGATCGACAACCAACCGAAGTGGACCGTTATGATCATCTCGCGGGCCTTCCAAGCGGATTTCTCCAGATCGAATAGCCGGATGGTGCTCGCGATTTGTGTCACCCTCATTGTGTCGTTTATTTTCACGCTGATCTTATCCCGGCAGTTGACCCGGCGGGTGAAGCAGCTGACCGCAGCGACACAAGCGATTGCCAAAGGGAATTTTAAACCGTTCATTCCACTGAAGTCCAATGACGAACTGGGTGAACTTGCGAACACCGTGCAGCAGATGGCACATGATCTGGAAGGCGTTGACCGGATGCGTAAAGACTTCATCGCGAATGTCTCTCACGACCTGCGTTCCCCGCTCACATCGATGAACGGCTATGTGGAGGCGATTCTGGATGGGACGGTGCCGGAACAGCGAACGAAGCATTATCTGCGTATTGTCAAAGATTTGAATACGCGTGTGATTCGATTGGTTAATGACCTGCTCGATATGAGCAAGATTGATCATGGACAGCTAGAGATGCAATTCCGCCCTTTTAACATCACGGAGACGATTCGCAAGGTGCTCGCAAGTATGGAGTCGCAATTTGTTAATCATCAAGTGATATTCCGCGTCTACCCGAAATCTGGCGCAGCTGTGGAAGGCGAGACGGAAGACATTGAAGTCTACGGCGATCCCGATCGGATTAAGCAAGTCCTGACGAATTTGATTCAGAACGCGATTGAATTCTCGCCGGATGGCAAGCCGATTCTCGTCGATTTAATCGCGGGCGACCAGGCTGTCATTGTCGTGAAGGACCACGGCATCGGCATGGATAAGGAACAGCTGGAACGGATCTGGGACCGATTCTATAAAGCTGATCAAGCACGAACAAGACGTAATGGAACCGGCATCGGACTCTCGATCGTCAAGACCATTATCGAACGTCACGGCACGACGATTCAGGCATCGAGCGAGCTTGGAGAAGGCACGCAATTTACATTCGCTCTACCGTATGCAAGTCATTCTGATTCATAAGGCATGAAGAATAGCTTAGGACACGGGATAAAAGGAGGTACTTAACATGATGGAAAAGTCAGTCCATTACGATCGAAGCAAGGAGAAGCGAAATCGGGATTTCATGGAGGAAGTGGCGCCGTATCTCGATGAGCTGCGCTCATATTGTGCATACGTTGCTGCATCGACTTGGGAAGGGGAAGACCTGTACCAGGAGGTATTGCTCAAAGCGTTCGTCTATCGCGCGAAGGTAAGCTGCAGTACGGTGCCATTTACGAAAGCGTATCTTTACCGGATGGCACAAAATATCTGGGTGGATATGTATCGTAAGCATCGAGGGCGAATCATCCCTTGTGAACAGATTGAGTTCAATGGCGTAGACTCGAACCGTTATGTGGAAGTACGCGAGCTGGTAGAGCACGTCGCTGATCAAGTTCCTGAGCACCATGTTGAGATGCTATTAATGCAGGATGTATTTCGTTATTCGATGGAAGAGATAGCACTTATGAATAATATATCGGTTCCGGCTGTAAAATCAGCGCTTCATCGAACACGGACGAAGCTTCGGTCAACGAAGCGATCCTATCACGTGAAGCCAAAAGATGCGAAGCATCCTGCTCGTGTCGAAGGCTGGGTCTACGCCGTATTGAAGGGGGACCCGAGCCAATTGTTATCGAATGTATCGCAAGGATAAGACCGAGAGGGCAGCTTGCATAGGGGCTGCTCTTTTTTATGTTCGA
Proteins encoded:
- a CDS encoding response regulator transcription factor, which produces MRQPRVLVIEDDEYIRDLLSLYLDKHQFDYDMAETGNEGVELFLANPPDIVLLDIMLPEMDGFEVCREIRRYNNVPILMITGKGESYDKLKGFELGADDYIVKPFDPKELIARIKAVLRRTQAGLVQEIIQYPGLTIRMDENKLVLNHAEYMLPPKEMELLHRLAIHPNKVFTREQLLYQVWGHDYAGDFRTVDVHIKRLREKLGETEQWRIVTIWGVGYKFEVTI
- a CDS encoding DUF6385 domain-containing protein, whose product is MPNYNVFQTDPDNLRTLIYGQDSVGNNHIIATDSNGNLNVNVVNGTVNVGTINSILNIGTVSSVLGATITAGTLTTLLSGTINSVLGATITAGTLTTVNNVLGATITAGTLNTVNSVLGATITAGTLTTVDNVLGATITAGTLTTLLSGTINSVLGATITAGTLTTVNNVLGATITAGTLTTVNNVLGATITAGTITTLLSGTINSVLGATITAGTLTTVNNVLGATITAGTLTTLLSGTINSVLGATITTGTLSSVTSISQKSFIESQVLNNPVTTALTPMAAVTTSHLGVYSFFVYNKGANPVLTQIQVSADGVNYYVDSQGLSIASGSTDVLVAARFLKYTRVAYQTTLGTSTIDVIFNAQGT
- a CDS encoding ABC transporter permease; translation: MKLTQAFKMAWKSILSNKTRTLLTMLGIIIGVSCVILLVSVGQGATSAVTAQVQGLGSNLLSVSISGRGVQTSVSYEQAQSFEEIEGVNAVAPTVSGNVQAKNGNKNVNVSVEGITADYEEVRSTKVQSGRFILPIDVDYSQKVALIGTETATDLFGTSDPVGSYVMLNGMRFKVVGLLEEKSTSNNTIKVPLTSAQRLLRSKGIRTIYMQAETGDLTSIVKARTEQKLSQIFRSTDDSYTVTDQKEMLQTVSSITDTLSLALGGIAGISLIVGGIGIMNIMLVSVTERTREIGIRKSVGAKRRDILLQFLIESIVISGISGIIGILVGLGGGVLVSKITTLTVQASLNIILISFGFSVFIGVFFGIFPANKAANLKPVDALRYD
- a CDS encoding efflux RND transporter periplasmic adaptor subunit, which gives rise to MKKKIGIVIISVVILGGLIFGYNLYAKGQKTEPVVQMSAKASRTDLVVKVSGTGTVSPVNQATVKSSDSGKIKSITFKTGQKVKKGQVLVTFEQDDMSSQVRKSELQIQQKQMDYDALKQKFMQASDEERDAMKTQIEQKKLDIEVAQLDLKDLQAKQKETADVVSPIDGTVVTSDIHVSDQVSPNTVLAEITDYDHLESVVQIDELDIGKVKTGQSVEMTLDAVADQVVQGKVTTVSQEGTAQNGVASFDVSIGLDKSDAIKVGMSLQADIIVEKKENAVVVPIEAVHQFGGKSYVQLASSGTQAQKGESAAAKDNTNNKFAPPEGNQPGSGGANTGRGARNAAMMQNMKEITVGIHNESYIEVLSGLNEGESVLLPAVAASKTGAVQMQGGFGGFGGMGGMGGGQGFRPEGGMGGGTRSTQRIGSGGGGTR
- a CDS encoding RNA polymerase sigma factor, which translates into the protein MMEKSVHYDRSKEKRNRDFMEEVAPYLDELRSYCAYVAASTWEGEDLYQEVLLKAFVYRAKVSCSTVPFTKAYLYRMAQNIWVDMYRKHRGRIIPCEQIEFNGVDSNRYVEVRELVEHVADQVPEHHVEMLLMQDVFRYSMEEIALMNNISVPAVKSALHRTRTKLRSTKRSYHVKPKDAKHPARVEGWVYAVLKGDPSQLLSNVSQG
- a CDS encoding DUF6385 domain-containing protein; the encoded protein is MATKKDASIRSTCAPVRKRVRKRPKSGRRKGSKSPKHAIRIVNEPTCQHTFSEQQFLGLQVTANGVTLPVQNTSLTTLLSYAIMNHGPNPILAVLEVSPNAIQFAIDQKYTVPTGSMKVINPMHFLKWTRLTLTTESGGSASSADVYFQSQY
- a CDS encoding DMT family transporter; translation: MIKPRSIYLYIALFIGVAALSTSAIFVKLSTAPAPIVAFYRMLFSTVLILPWLLLNKHSLAEFRSMKRRELYTMILSGVLLGVHFALWFESLRYTSVASSTVLVTLQPIFAFAGSYFLFGERLRKMAIIGGILSIIGSFIIGIGDFRIGGIALLGDVLALLGAAVITIYFLIGKSVRQVYSLPVYTFIVYLSSSVFLALYCAALGTSFSGYADQDWLLFLGLAIIPTLFGQTVMNGLIRWMSASTISMSILGEPVGTCILAYLILGDKLTFEQWIGSCVILFGILIYTLSTRTKDAKVSPEIPSQTA
- a CDS encoding ABC transporter ATP-binding protein; its protein translation is MSSTVTTPVTQRKPLLKLEDIFKRYVMGGEEVTTLEGVSLQIHQGEFVAIVGPSGSGKSTLMNMIGCLDVPTSGSYWIDGQEVSRMKDGQLAEIRNQKIGFIFQSFHLLSALSALENVELPLVYRGMSAKARKEQAQQALREVGLEERMHHRPSQLSGGQQQRVAIARALAGQPPILLADEPTGALDTKTGLEVMQMIHSLHRKGHTIVLITHDPQIAAQAERVIHIVDGQISHMEVTQHEADPSI
- a CDS encoding sensor histidine kinase, yielding MMRMPKLKLKWKFGIFAKILVTILGFLFVSMLTLALVFNWFFRGDLLNSHRDQDMRQLQDITKYIEQAYAEGWSKSAVNAGLSLVVPKEMRSLYLFDRKTGRAILRITNPQRPDLQPDPYLVRELIKDTEMTHSKYIIDKEDGKVMIAAGSVMIDNQPKWTVMIISRAFQADFSRSNSRMVLAICVTLIVSFIFTLILSRQLTRRVKQLTAATQAIAKGNFKPFIPLKSNDELGELANTVQQMAHDLEGVDRMRKDFIANVSHDLRSPLTSMNGYVEAILDGTVPEQRTKHYLRIVKDLNTRVIRLVNDLLDMSKIDHGQLEMQFRPFNITETIRKVLASMESQFVNHQVIFRVYPKSGAAVEGETEDIEVYGDPDRIKQVLTNLIQNAIEFSPDGKPILVDLIAGDQAVIVVKDHGIGMDKEQLERIWDRFYKADQARTRRNGTGIGLSIVKTIIERHGTTIQASSELGEGTQFTFALPYASHSDS